In one window of Posidoniimonas corsicana DNA:
- a CDS encoding CotH kinase family protein, producing the protein MRPLPRRSAPRRVPTKLRFEKLEARTVLSGAPVISEFVASNDGSLLDGDGASSDWIEIYNPTSQAIDLAGWHLTDRADNLDKWTFPNAPQSVLGPGEYLIVFASSQETETYIDPLGYLHTDFALSAGGEFLGLTDPAENIVSSYAPTFPQQLPDVSYGVDTPRVDLTAGSTTSVLVPSSGVLDTGASPVWTQVGFDDSAWSHSVSGTGAGFDSGSGHTAGPANGVELADLVGGDLTDPEDDGVLAVEFIGGASSNSPTGEEPARALDNTRSTKWLAFAPEGTYYEINFLDGLPRIIDGYTITSANDAPDRDPYSWTLSGSNDGVTYHQIDSRDAQDFADRFETRQYEFVNTAAYSHYRFDFQTEYGVTGANQPVAIQMAEIELLSSQAFNFDQLIDVDVQADWEANRSSLYQRVAFDVGDPAALGALTLEMQYNDGFVAYLNGVLVASSNSPANPTWQSQALGERDDADAFTPERFDISAFHHLLNAGANVLSVHALNNDDFSTELLSAPRLFAAPLTMAPAEEYYFETPTPGAPNGEGRFGFVDAPTFSASRGFYSDAFALELDSGPDTAIYYTTNGDAPTPESAPLYVGAIPIDGTTVIKAAAFRDGYYNSSIQTHSYIFVKDVVSQSYSSTLAAGFPTNWGGVSPDYGMDPDVIGLFNSSGQSLGGDRFRGRYAATIQDDLLAIPTMSIVMDVDDLFGPNGIYTNSTNGGVAYERATSVELIHPDGETGFQVDAGIRIQGGAFRRHDLSKKHSLRLLFKDEYGPTKLDYPLFGPDAVDSFDTVTLRMESNDGYAWDGAGDQPQYARDAFGSRSQAALGQVAPHGNRVHLYINGVYWGVYNPNERPDASFAAMYYGGDKDDWDAINDGSPVDGDLDAWNTMLGLARAAGPAAANATQRAANYQRLQGNNPDGTNNPSYEDYLDVENYIDYLLVNFYMGNVDWPHRNWYAGRERGPDSTGFKFHMWDAESTLNLFGSNVNTNRLGADVEAAQAYDYLRDNEDFRLEFADRAHRALFNGGALTPAEAISRYEGVLAEMQQAIVAESARWGDMHRSTPLTKADWVAESQSVIDTFLAGRTDVFINQLRAVGLYPSVDAPVYSQHGGAIPTTGFQLGMSSTTGVIYYTLNGADPRGTNGQPIGNQYCGPVVVTPGTTMLSRTYLNGAWSALNEATFEAIALPGDYNNDSVVDQADYAVWRADYGKSASPADGNQDGRVDAADYTLWRDNLGASAVVAAPAPADLPVAAQSPAEEPSASPTGRPMQGLTGPDTERLAAQPASTLLPATLAAPAVNDDALLLLLVDAEPAPAAKPEASPLAESVTAARAAEDAFASLADRSWRPTVRRAAF; encoded by the coding sequence ATGCGCCCGCTGCCCCGCCGCTCCGCCCCCCGCCGCGTTCCGACAAAGCTGCGTTTCGAAAAGCTCGAGGCCCGCACGGTCCTGTCCGGCGCGCCGGTGATAAGCGAATTTGTCGCGTCGAACGACGGCTCGCTGCTCGACGGCGACGGCGCCAGCAGCGACTGGATCGAGATCTACAACCCCACCAGCCAGGCGATCGACCTGGCGGGCTGGCACCTCACCGACCGGGCGGACAACCTCGACAAGTGGACGTTTCCCAATGCGCCCCAGTCGGTGCTAGGGCCGGGCGAGTACCTGATTGTGTTCGCGTCCAGCCAAGAAACCGAGACCTACATCGACCCGCTCGGCTACCTCCATACCGACTTCGCGCTCTCGGCGGGCGGCGAGTTCCTCGGTCTCACCGACCCGGCCGAGAATATCGTCTCGTCCTACGCGCCGACCTTCCCGCAGCAGCTGCCGGACGTGTCCTACGGGGTCGACACCCCTCGCGTCGACCTGACCGCCGGCAGCACGACCTCGGTGCTGGTCCCCTCGTCCGGCGTGCTCGACACGGGCGCCTCGCCGGTGTGGACCCAGGTTGGCTTCGATGACTCCGCCTGGTCACACAGCGTTAGCGGAACCGGCGCCGGGTTCGACTCCGGCTCGGGGCACACGGCCGGGCCGGCAAACGGCGTCGAGCTGGCGGACTTGGTGGGCGGGGACCTCACCGACCCAGAGGACGACGGCGTGTTGGCCGTGGAGTTTATCGGCGGCGCGTCGAGCAACTCCCCGACCGGCGAGGAACCGGCCAGGGCGCTCGACAACACCCGCTCGACCAAGTGGCTGGCGTTCGCCCCCGAGGGGACCTACTACGAGATCAATTTCCTCGATGGCCTGCCGCGGATCATCGACGGGTACACCATCACCTCCGCCAACGACGCCCCCGACCGCGACCCCTACAGCTGGACGCTCAGCGGCTCGAACGACGGCGTGACCTACCACCAGATCGACAGCCGCGACGCGCAGGACTTCGCCGACCGCTTCGAGACCCGGCAGTACGAGTTCGTCAACACCGCCGCCTACTCGCACTACCGGTTTGACTTCCAGACCGAGTACGGCGTCACCGGCGCCAACCAGCCGGTCGCGATCCAGATGGCGGAGATCGAGCTGCTCAGCTCCCAGGCGTTCAACTTCGACCAGCTGATCGACGTCGACGTGCAGGCCGATTGGGAGGCCAACCGCAGCAGCCTGTACCAGCGGGTCGCGTTCGATGTCGGTGACCCGGCGGCGCTGGGCGCATTGACTCTCGAGATGCAGTACAACGACGGCTTCGTCGCGTACCTCAACGGCGTGTTGGTCGCTTCGTCCAACAGCCCCGCCAATCCCACCTGGCAGTCGCAAGCCCTCGGCGAGCGGGACGACGCCGACGCGTTCACTCCGGAACGGTTCGACATCAGCGCGTTCCACCACCTGCTCAATGCGGGCGCGAACGTGCTGTCGGTCCATGCGCTGAACAACGACGACTTCAGCACCGAGCTGCTGTCGGCGCCTAGGCTGTTCGCGGCGCCGCTGACCATGGCCCCCGCCGAGGAGTACTACTTCGAAACCCCCACGCCGGGCGCGCCCAATGGCGAGGGCCGCTTCGGCTTCGTCGACGCCCCGACGTTCAGCGCCTCGCGGGGCTTCTACTCCGACGCCTTCGCGCTCGAGCTCGACTCGGGGCCGGACACGGCCATCTACTACACCACCAACGGCGACGCGCCCACGCCCGAGTCGGCGCCGCTCTACGTCGGCGCGATCCCCATCGATGGGACCACGGTGATCAAGGCGGCCGCGTTCCGCGACGGCTACTACAACTCGAGCATCCAGACGCACTCCTATATCTTCGTGAAGGACGTGGTGTCCCAGAGCTACTCGTCGACGCTGGCCGCAGGCTTCCCGACCAACTGGGGCGGCGTGTCGCCCGACTACGGCATGGACCCCGACGTGATCGGGTTGTTCAACAGCAGCGGGCAGTCGCTCGGCGGCGACCGGTTCCGGGGCCGGTACGCCGCGACGATCCAGGACGACCTGCTCGCCATCCCAACGATGTCGATCGTCATGGACGTCGACGACCTCTTCGGGCCCAACGGCATCTACACCAATTCCACCAACGGCGGCGTCGCTTACGAGCGGGCCACGTCGGTCGAGCTGATCCACCCCGACGGCGAAACCGGCTTCCAGGTCGACGCCGGCATCCGCATCCAGGGCGGCGCCTTCCGCCGGCACGACCTCAGCAAGAAGCACTCGCTGCGTCTGCTGTTCAAGGACGAATACGGCCCGACCAAACTTGACTACCCGCTGTTCGGCCCCGACGCGGTCGACAGCTTCGACACCGTCACCCTCCGCATGGAGTCCAACGACGGCTACGCGTGGGACGGCGCCGGGGACCAGCCGCAGTACGCCCGCGACGCGTTCGGCAGCCGCTCGCAGGCGGCCCTGGGGCAGGTCGCGCCCCACGGCAACCGCGTCCACCTGTACATCAACGGCGTGTACTGGGGCGTGTACAACCCCAACGAACGGCCGGACGCGTCGTTTGCCGCGATGTACTACGGCGGCGACAAGGACGACTGGGACGCCATCAACGACGGCTCGCCCGTCGACGGCGACCTCGACGCCTGGAACACCATGCTCGGCCTGGCCCGCGCCGCGGGCCCCGCCGCCGCCAACGCCACGCAGCGGGCCGCCAACTACCAGCGGCTGCAGGGCAACAACCCGGACGGGACCAACAACCCGTCCTACGAGGACTACCTGGACGTCGAGAACTACATCGACTACCTCCTGGTCAACTTCTACATGGGCAACGTCGACTGGCCGCACCGCAACTGGTACGCCGGCCGCGAGCGCGGCCCCGACAGCACCGGCTTCAAGTTCCACATGTGGGACGCCGAGTCCACGCTCAACCTGTTCGGGTCGAACGTCAACACCAACCGACTGGGCGCCGATGTCGAGGCGGCCCAGGCGTACGACTACCTCCGCGACAACGAGGACTTCCGACTCGAGTTCGCCGACCGCGCCCACCGGGCCCTGTTCAACGGCGGCGCCCTCACCCCCGCGGAGGCCATCTCCCGCTACGAGGGCGTGCTCGCCGAGATGCAGCAAGCTATTGTCGCCGAGAGCGCCCGCTGGGGCGACATGCACCGCTCGACGCCGCTCACCAAGGCCGACTGGGTAGCCGAGAGCCAGTCTGTCATCGACACGTTCCTCGCCGGCCGCACCGACGTGTTCATCAACCAGCTGCGGGCCGTGGGCCTGTACCCGTCGGTCGACGCGCCGGTGTACAGCCAGCACGGCGGCGCCATCCCGACCACCGGCTTCCAGCTCGGCATGTCGAGCACCACGGGCGTCATCTACTACACGCTAAACGGAGCCGACCCGCGTGGCACGAACGGCCAACCAATCGGCAACCAGTACTGCGGCCCGGTGGTGGTCACGCCCGGCACGACCATGCTGAGCCGGACGTACCTCAACGGCGCGTGGTCGGCCCTCAACGAGGCCACGTTCGAGGCGATCGCGCTGCCAGGCGACTACAACAACGACTCGGTCGTCGACCAGGCGGACTACGCAGTGTGGCGCGCCGACTACGGCAAGTCCGCTTCGCCCGCCGACGGCAACCAGGACGGCCGGGTCGACGCGGCCGACTACACCCTCTGGCGGGACAACCTGGGCGCCTCGGCGGTCGTCGCCGCTCCCGCGCCCGCGGACCTGCCGGTAGCCGCTCAATCGCCCGCCGAGGAGCCCTCCGCAAGCCCAACCGGTCGGCCCATGCAGGGGCTAACCGGGCCCGACACGGAGCGCCTCGCGGCACAACCTGCGAGCACACTGCTGCCCGCGACCCTCGCGGCCCCCGCCGTCAACGATGACGCCCTGTTGCTGCTCCTGGTCGATGCCGAACCTGCCCCGGCGGCCAAGCCGGAGGCGTCCCCGCTCGCCGAATCTGTCACCGCCGCCCGTGCCGCCGAAGACGCCTTCGCGTCGCTGGCCGACCGGTCGTGGCGGCCGACGGTGCGTCGGGCGGCGTTCTAG
- the cdd gene encoding cytidine deaminase, translated as MSDKPLTDDLQLLVEQAAAARQNAYAPHSGYLVGAAVRLSDGRVFTGVNVENASYGLTLCAERTAVASAVAAGAKPGDFDAIAVATRDGGTPCGACRQFMFEFGDFPVVVAATDKQAPPQQHTVAGLLPDGFRLEQ; from the coding sequence ATGTCCGATAAACCGCTGACCGACGATCTGCAGCTCCTGGTCGAGCAGGCCGCCGCGGCGCGGCAGAACGCCTACGCGCCGCACTCGGGGTACCTGGTCGGCGCCGCGGTGCGGCTGTCGGACGGGCGGGTGTTCACCGGGGTGAACGTCGAGAACGCGTCGTACGGACTCACCCTGTGCGCCGAGCGGACGGCCGTGGCGTCGGCGGTGGCGGCCGGCGCCAAGCCGGGCGACTTTGACGCGATCGCGGTCGCGACGCGCGACGGTGGGACCCCCTGCGGCGCTTGCCGGCAGTTCATGTTCGAGTTCGGGGACTTTCCGGTGGTGGTCGCCGCGACCGACAAGCAGGCCCCGCCACAGCAGCACACGGTCGCCGGCTTGCTGCCGGACGGGTTCCGGCTCGAGCAGTAA
- a CDS encoding thymidine phosphorylase, protein MNAARLITKKRDGGELTDTEIGELIAGYVSGDVPDYQMSAWAMAVFLRGMSTAEIAALTEAMLNSGEVLEHTPGPPRVDKHSSGGIGDKVSLPLAAALACCGVRVPMISGRGLGATGGTLDKLEAIPGYRTDLSIEEMQQAADEVGCVISSASAKLVPADRKLYALRDVTATVPCIPLITASIMSKKLAEGLDALVLDVKHGSGAFMKSLPEAQALARSLVDTGKRMGVATSALITDMNQPLGRLAGNAVEVDESVACLEGGGPADLREVTLELGAQALVLAGVAADTHDGLAQMTKAIDSGAALEKFAQMVRAQGGDLDAARPLADASEVPAGQAGVVGAIDTEQLGWAVIEMGGGRKQLGDPIDHGVGIGMQVRIGDQVEVGQPLATLYARDQHRDAAAAMVRQAIAVGDQTVTPPPLIADRVS, encoded by the coding sequence ATGAACGCAGCCCGGCTGATCACCAAGAAACGCGACGGCGGCGAGCTGACCGATACTGAGATCGGCGAGCTGATCGCCGGCTACGTGTCGGGCGACGTGCCCGACTACCAGATGTCCGCCTGGGCGATGGCTGTTTTCCTGCGGGGCATGTCCACCGCGGAGATCGCCGCCCTGACCGAGGCGATGCTCAACTCCGGCGAGGTGCTGGAGCACACGCCCGGCCCGCCCCGGGTCGACAAGCATTCGTCCGGCGGCATCGGCGACAAGGTGTCGCTGCCGCTGGCCGCGGCGCTCGCCTGCTGCGGTGTGCGGGTGCCGATGATCTCTGGCCGCGGGCTGGGCGCCACCGGCGGCACGCTCGACAAGCTCGAGGCGATCCCCGGCTACCGCACCGACCTTTCGATCGAAGAGATGCAGCAGGCAGCCGACGAGGTCGGCTGCGTGATCAGCAGCGCGTCGGCCAAGCTGGTGCCCGCCGACCGCAAGCTGTACGCGCTGCGTGACGTGACCGCCACGGTGCCCTGCATCCCGCTGATCACCGCCAGCATCATGAGCAAGAAGCTGGCCGAGGGGCTGGACGCGCTGGTGCTGGACGTGAAGCACGGCAGCGGGGCGTTCATGAAGTCGCTGCCCGAAGCCCAGGCGTTGGCCCGGTCGCTGGTCGACACGGGCAAGCGGATGGGCGTGGCGACCTCGGCCTTGATTACGGACATGAACCAGCCGCTCGGCCGCCTGGCCGGCAACGCGGTAGAGGTGGACGAATCGGTCGCGTGCCTGGAAGGGGGCGGCCCCGCCGACCTCCGCGAGGTCACACTCGAGCTTGGCGCTCAGGCGCTGGTGCTAGCGGGCGTGGCGGCCGACACCCACGACGGGCTGGCCCAGATGACCAAAGCAATCGACAGCGGCGCTGCCCTGGAGAAGTTCGCCCAGATGGTGCGGGCCCAGGGAGGCGACCTCGACGCGGCGCGGCCGCTGGCGGACGCGTCCGAGGTGCCGGCCGGGCAGGCCGGCGTGGTCGGCGCGATCGACACCGAGCAGCTCGGCTGGGCGGTCATCGAGATGGGCGGGGGCCGCAAGCAGCTGGGCGACCCTATCGACCACGGCGTCGGCATCGGCATGCAGGTCCGCATCGGCGACCAGGTCGAGGTCGGCCAGCCGCTCGCGACGCTCTACGCCCGCGACCAGCACCGCGACGCCGCGGCGGCGATGGTCCGGCAGGCGATCGCCGTTGGCGACCAAACGGTCACGCCGCCGCCGCTGATCGCCGACCGCGTCAGCTAG
- a CDS encoding purine-nucleoside phosphorylase: MTLPADAAQTAADAIRQRCDLAPEWAIVLGSGLGPLADEVKVRAEFAYEELPHFPRSTAVGHAGRLLLGELQGRRVAVMQGRFHLYEGWSPQQTALPIRVMHALGARSLAVTNAAGGLHPLMRVGDPMVIEDQINLMFRNPLVGPNDDTLGPRFPDMSRPFDPHYGETALEAARLGNFACHVGVYAGMLGPTYETRAEYRMLRGLGASAAGMSTVPEVIAARHLGMRVLGISTITNVCSPDALGETSGQEVVDAANSASGKLLAMVTAVIRSAG, from the coding sequence ATGACCCTGCCCGCCGACGCCGCCCAGACCGCCGCGGACGCCATCCGCCAGCGGTGCGACCTTGCGCCCGAGTGGGCCATCGTGCTCGGCTCCGGCCTCGGCCCGCTGGCCGACGAGGTGAAGGTCCGCGCGGAGTTCGCCTACGAGGAGCTGCCGCACTTCCCGCGATCGACCGCCGTGGGGCACGCCGGCCGGCTGCTGCTCGGCGAGCTGCAGGGGCGGCGCGTGGCGGTCATGCAGGGCCGCTTCCACCTGTACGAGGGCTGGTCGCCCCAACAGACGGCGCTGCCGATCCGCGTGATGCACGCGCTGGGCGCCCGGTCGCTGGCGGTCACCAACGCGGCGGGCGGGCTGCACCCGCTGATGCGGGTGGGCGACCCGATGGTCATCGAGGACCAGATCAACCTGATGTTCCGCAACCCGCTGGTCGGCCCGAACGACGACACGCTCGGCCCCCGCTTCCCGGACATGTCGCGGCCCTTCGACCCGCACTACGGCGAGACGGCGCTGGAGGCCGCGCGGCTGGGCAATTTCGCCTGCCACGTGGGCGTGTACGCCGGCATGCTCGGCCCCACCTACGAGACCCGCGCCGAGTACCGCATGCTCCGCGGGCTGGGCGCCAGCGCGGCCGGCATGTCGACCGTGCCGGAGGTGATCGCCGCGCGGCACCTAGGCATGCGGGTGCTGGGCATCTCGACGATCACCAACGTCTGCTCGCCCGACGCCCTCGGCGAGACCAGCGGCCAGGAGGTGGTCGACGCGGCGAACAGCGCGTCCGGCAAGCTGCTGGCGATGGTGACTGCGGTCATCCGGTCAGCCGGCTGA
- a CDS encoding purine-nucleoside phosphorylase gives MLELYGQIEEAVAAIRAAWDATPHAGIILGTGLGSLAEQIEVEASIDYPDIPHFPTSTAISHRGRLVCGKLDGVPVMAMEGRFHQYEGYPLKQITLPVRVMKAMGAELMVVSQAVGGMNPNYALGDLMIIDDHINLMGDNPLVGVNDDRLGPRFPDMSRPYDPELIEVGLGIARREDFVAHKGVVVAVTGPNLETRAEYRMLRQMGADVVGMSTVPEVIVAVHCGLRTFGVSVITDLCLPDALEEANVEQIIATANGAEPKLRSLVRGIISHDAAKQ, from the coding sequence ATGCTCGAACTCTACGGACAGATTGAAGAAGCGGTCGCCGCGATCCGCGCCGCGTGGGACGCCACGCCGCACGCCGGCATCATCCTCGGCACCGGGCTGGGCAGCCTGGCCGAGCAGATCGAGGTCGAGGCCTCGATCGACTACCCGGACATCCCGCACTTCCCGACGTCCACCGCCATCAGCCACCGCGGCCGCCTGGTCTGCGGCAAGCTGGACGGCGTCCCGGTCATGGCCATGGAGGGCCGCTTCCACCAGTACGAGGGCTACCCGCTCAAGCAGATCACGCTGCCGGTCCGCGTGATGAAGGCCATGGGCGCCGAGCTGATGGTGGTCTCGCAGGCGGTTGGCGGCATGAACCCCAACTACGCCCTGGGCGACCTGATGATCATCGACGACCACATCAACCTGATGGGCGACAACCCGCTGGTGGGCGTGAACGACGACCGGCTCGGCCCGCGGTTCCCGGACATGTCGCGCCCCTACGACCCGGAGCTGATCGAGGTCGGCCTCGGCATCGCCCGCAGGGAGGACTTCGTCGCGCACAAGGGCGTGGTGGTGGCCGTGACCGGCCCCAACCTGGAGACCCGCGCCGAGTACCGCATGCTCCGCCAGATGGGCGCCGACGTGGTCGGCATGTCGACCGTGCCCGAGGTGATCGTCGCAGTGCACTGCGGGCTGCGGACGTTTGGCGTGTCGGTGATCACCGACCTCTGCCTGCCCGACGCGCTAGAAGAGGCCAACGTCGAGCAGATCATCGCCACCGCCAACGGCGCCGAGCCGAAGCTCCGCTCGCTGGTGCGGGGCATCATCAGCCACGACGCCGCGAAGCAATGA
- the deoC gene encoding deoxyribose-phosphate aldolase gives MSKPIVSLIDHAVLHPTQTDDDVRAACELCDRVGVASICVKPSHVPLAAELLKGSAVKVSTVIGFPHGGTTTKAKATETLEACQQGAVEVDMVVNVGKALAGDWDYVLADIKAVVDVARQAGTITKVIFETGLLPDDATKQKLCELSEQAGAAFVKTSTGFGFVKDDSGALQSTGATEYDIRLMRAACSDKVQVKASGGIRSYEDAVKLVALGATRLGTSGTEAIAAGAENKADY, from the coding sequence ATGTCCAAGCCTATCGTTTCGTTGATCGACCACGCGGTGCTGCACCCCACGCAGACCGACGACGACGTGCGGGCCGCGTGCGAGCTGTGCGACCGCGTCGGCGTGGCCAGCATCTGCGTGAAGCCGTCGCACGTGCCGCTGGCCGCCGAGCTGCTCAAGGGCTCGGCCGTGAAGGTCAGCACGGTGATCGGCTTTCCCCACGGCGGGACCACCACCAAGGCCAAGGCGACCGAGACCCTCGAGGCCTGCCAGCAGGGCGCTGTCGAGGTCGACATGGTTGTGAACGTCGGCAAGGCGCTCGCGGGCGACTGGGATTACGTGCTGGCGGACATCAAGGCGGTGGTCGACGTGGCCCGCCAGGCCGGGACCATCACCAAGGTGATCTTCGAGACCGGCCTGCTGCCCGACGACGCCACCAAGCAGAAGCTGTGCGAGCTGTCGGAGCAGGCGGGCGCGGCGTTCGTCAAAACCTCCACCGGTTTCGGCTTCGTCAAGGACGACTCCGGCGCGCTCCAGTCGACCGGCGCCACCGAGTACGACATCCGCCTGATGCGGGCCGCCTGCTCCGACAAGGTGCAGGTCAAGGCCTCCGGCGGCATCCGCAGCTACGAGGACGCCGTCAAGCTGGTCGCGCTGGGCGCGACGCGGCTGGGCACCAGCGGCACCGAGGCGATCGCCGCCGGCGCAGAGAACAAGGCCGACTACTAA
- a CDS encoding endonuclease/exonuclease/phosphatase family protein, with protein MTRLVLLVLLLIPGVCAADEATPLRIMTFNVEILTAPGVRAGQLQKYRFDYARGRHLDRAADIIEVLNPDILNLVEATSKEVVDEIVARLHAKGLTEYTGYHIESNDTFTGMDVAVITKFPPDEVDGEKIRTYFSGGDDPTFRQSYRAPDYDGKERSFTASLSRNSGYFIEVSGYRLGFLGLHLKSNPSDEYSNAQRTAQAKVAQRVLNGEVTRRGYLPVVLGDLNDYDPDVPDRDDTRDTVTEVLPMLKDFDPDHDGPELFNAAEFMPNQADRYTSHWDWNENGAADPQDVFTMIDHILLPVELKPHVKRAFIAHVVGLETSDHYPVVVDLLLPAKE; from the coding sequence ATGACCCGACTTGTGCTGCTTGTCCTGCTATTGATCCCGGGCGTGTGCGCCGCTGATGAGGCAACCCCGCTGCGGATCATGACCTTCAACGTCGAGATCCTGACCGCCCCTGGCGTGCGTGCGGGGCAGCTGCAGAAGTACCGGTTCGACTACGCCCGCGGGCGGCACCTAGACCGCGCGGCGGACATCATCGAGGTGCTCAACCCGGACATCCTGAACCTGGTCGAGGCGACCTCCAAGGAGGTTGTCGACGAGATCGTCGCGCGGCTGCACGCCAAGGGCCTGACCGAGTACACCGGCTACCACATCGAGTCGAACGACACCTTCACCGGGATGGACGTGGCGGTCATCACCAAGTTCCCGCCCGACGAGGTCGACGGCGAGAAGATCCGCACCTACTTCTCCGGGGGCGATGACCCTACCTTCCGGCAGAGCTACCGGGCGCCGGACTACGATGGCAAGGAACGGTCGTTCACGGCCTCTTTGTCACGCAACTCGGGCTACTTCATCGAAGTCAGCGGCTACCGCCTTGGGTTCCTGGGGCTACACCTCAAGTCGAACCCGTCGGACGAGTACTCCAACGCGCAGCGGACCGCGCAGGCGAAGGTCGCACAGCGGGTGCTCAATGGCGAGGTGACCCGCCGCGGCTACCTGCCGGTGGTGCTGGGCGACCTGAACGACTACGACCCCGACGTCCCGGACCGCGACGACACCCGCGACACGGTGACCGAGGTGCTGCCGATGCTCAAGGACTTTGACCCCGACCACGACGGGCCGGAGCTGTTCAACGCGGCCGAGTTCATGCCCAACCAGGCGGACCGCTACACCTCGCACTGGGATTGGAACGAGAACGGCGCCGCCGACCCGCAGGACGTGTTCACGATGATCGACCACATCCTGCTGCCCGTCGAGCTCAAGCCGCACGTGAAGCGGGCGTTTATCGCGCACGTGGTGGGGCTGGAGACCTCCGACCACTACCCGGTGGTGGTTGACCTGCTGCTGCCCGCCAAGGAGTAG
- a CDS encoding DUF1559 family PulG-like putative transporter: MRARVQTAAPAAFTLVELLVVVAIIGILIALLLPAVQAARESARRMNCQSNLKNLALAGLNYETSFRTLPPAATDREEKWTSTTQPPPLARHNGFSMILPYFEQGATFAKIDYAWDWNNTNPTNNETHTKQQLGGILICPSGSASRERFHIADYLAMDRVEVASKSPNTKYDPAGGSIKQLIAAGLVDARGGAGNYDRLWDGAMQIDLYDQTPPTDMQAAGVNPRRRVKAARVKDGMSKTMMYVESVGKPEILTINGSLGENSSANNEFRWASQSTVATLQFYCGDRQIINCTNRYRPFSTHTAGVNIAFLDGSVRFHTEGIDPDAFISLLTMAGGELAVGL; encoded by the coding sequence ATGCGCGCCCGCGTCCAAACCGCCGCGCCCGCGGCCTTTACGCTGGTCGAGCTGCTGGTCGTGGTGGCGATCATCGGCATCCTGATCGCGCTGCTGCTGCCGGCCGTGCAAGCGGCCCGCGAGTCGGCCCGCCGGATGAACTGCCAGAGCAACCTTAAGAACCTTGCGCTGGCGGGGCTGAACTACGAGACGAGCTTCCGCACCCTCCCGCCCGCGGCGACCGACCGTGAAGAGAAGTGGACCAGCACCACCCAGCCGCCGCCGCTCGCGCGGCACAACGGGTTCTCGATGATCCTGCCCTACTTCGAGCAGGGGGCGACCTTCGCCAAGATCGACTACGCGTGGGACTGGAACAACACGAACCCCACCAACAACGAGACCCACACCAAGCAGCAGCTCGGCGGGATCCTGATCTGCCCGTCCGGGTCGGCGAGCCGTGAACGCTTCCACATCGCCGACTACCTGGCCATGGACCGCGTGGAGGTGGCGTCCAAGAGCCCCAACACCAAGTACGACCCGGCCGGCGGGTCGATCAAGCAGCTCATCGCCGCCGGGCTGGTCGACGCCCGTGGCGGCGCCGGCAACTACGACCGCCTGTGGGACGGCGCCATGCAGATCGACCTCTACGACCAAACGCCGCCGACCGACATGCAGGCCGCGGGGGTTAACCCGCGCCGCCGCGTGAAGGCCGCGCGGGTTAAGGACGGCATGTCCAAGACCATGATGTACGTGGAGTCGGTCGGCAAGCCGGAGATCCTGACCATCAATGGAAGCCTGGGCGAGAACTCGTCGGCCAACAACGAGTTCCGCTGGGCCAGCCAGTCCACGGTCGCCACGCTGCAGTTCTACTGCGGCGACCGCCAGATCATTAACTGCACCAACCGATACCGCCCGTTCAGCACGCACACGGCTGGGGTGAACATCGCGTTCTTGGACGGCTCGGTGCGGTTCCACACCGAGGGCATTGACCCCGACGCGTTCATCTCGCTGCTGACGATGGCGGGCGGCGAGTTGGCGGTCGGCCTCTAG